A stretch of Elephas maximus indicus isolate mEleMax1 chromosome 27, mEleMax1 primary haplotype, whole genome shotgun sequence DNA encodes these proteins:
- the LOC126068313 gene encoding ral guanine nucleotide dissociation stimulator-like isoform X2: MGLPLTMCPSSVPPQCVCGSDEDLDEAWVTKTFKAGSLEKLVENLVPAFLKGDFSYIEIFLGTYRTYATTQQVLDQLLQRYGCNHPSSAQDGEPQEQLKGAISFILDTWLKEYLEDFDEPPYFPCLKLVVEYVQVNMPGSHLERHAQLLLAQLDQMEVTEPQPEAPEPRPGPVVKVAQDPSLPQELAPAPCSGVYSAPVLAPELHSTPPIISPAPAPAPDREAAGGVDSQPGSPPELALGSLADVSPASDATAELHTTPAISSPAPALAPDGGPAGGSESYPGPPSELAPGPLATVNPAPAPIPELDVAQALLQLHHQHPMDNWMERWIPILGFFQNRNLDHQLMSILLLLQHRSSVEQQLFHDQLQLWQQRNSPMDVRILNLDHLESETLDNLVMEILVLNRHRSSIEHQQLQHCQEMESWIFTLGDFQNRIQDQFLRYILSLQQRWSRVQQQVLHHQVEQAESLLEDRILFLGQHHNGLLDHLVELIMLLD, translated from the exons ATGGGGCTGCCTCTGACAATGTGTCCCTCCTCTGTTCCACCCCAGTGTGTCTGTGGTTCTGACGAGGACCTGGATGAGGCCTGGGTGACGAAAACTTTCAAGGCAGGCtcactggagaagctggtggagaaCTTGGTGCCCGCCTTCCTAAAGGGTGACTTCTCCTACATCGAAATCTTCCTTGGAACCTACAGAACCtatgccaccacccagcaggtcctagaccagctgctccaaag gtatggatgtaaTCACCCCTCTTCTGCCCAGGACGGTGaaccccaggagcagctgaaagG CGCCATCTCTTTTATCCTGGACACATGGCTGAAGGAATACTTGGAGGATTTCGATGAGCCCCCATACTTCCCCTGCCTAAAGCTCGTGGTGGAGTatgtgcaggtgaacatgccaggctcacatcTGGAGCGCCATGCCCAGCTTCTCTTGGCCCAGCTGGATCAAATGGAGGTCACTGAGCCacagccagagg CTCCAGAGCCAAGGCCAGGGCCAGTTGTAAAAGTAGCTCAAGATCCATCTTTGCCCCAGGAACTGGCTCCTGCACCATGTTCTGGGGTATATTCTGCTCCTGTATTGGCTCCGGAGCTCCACAGCACACCACCTATTATATCGCCAGCTCCAGCACCGGCACCAGATAGAGAGgcagctggaggggtggattcccaGCCAGGGTCACCTCCAGAACTGGCTCTTGGATCACTGGCTGATGTCAGTCCTGCTTCTGATGCAACAGCGGAGCTCCATACCACACCAGCTATTTCATCACCAGCGCCTGCACTGGCACCAGATGGAGGGCCAGCTGGAGGGTCAGAGTCTTaccctgggccaccttcagagctggctcctggaccactggctactgtcaatcctgctcctgctccaataccagaGCTCGATGTAGCCCAGGCCCTCCTCCAGCTCCATCACCAGCATCCGATGGACAACTGGATGGAGAggtggattcccatcctgggctTCTTCCAGAACCGGAACCTGGACCACCAACTCATGTCGATCCTGCTCCTCCTCCAACACAGGAGCTCCGTAGAGCAACAGCTGTTCCATGACCAGCTTCAGCTGTGGCAGCAGAGGAATAGCCCGATGGACGTTCGGATTCTTAACCTGGACCACCTAGAGAGTGAGACACTGGACAACCTGGTGATGGAGATCCTGGTCCTGAACCGACACCGAAGCTCAATAGAGCATCAGCAGCTCCAGCACTGCCAAGAGATGGAGAGCTGGATTTTTACGCTGGGCGACTTCCAGAACAGAATCCAGGACCAATTCCTGCGTTATATTCTGTCCTTGCAGCAACGTTGGAGccgggtacaacaacaggtcctCCATCACCAAGTTGAGCAGGCAGAGAGCTTGCTGGAAGATCGGATTCTCTTCCTCGGCCAACACCATAACGGGCTCCTGGACCACCTGGTGGAGTTGATCATGCTCCTGGACTAA